CTAATGGCGTGCACAGGCGAATACATAGCTTTCGCGGACGGTGATGACTGGTACCACCCTACCATGATCGCTGATTTGGTCGAAGTTGCGGCCCGGGATGGCTCCGAAACCGTAATGGCCAACTATCTCAATTATGATGAAAGCTCACGTAAAGAAGTTAAGCCCGCCGACGCCGCGCGATGGGATTTGCTTTCTCAGCAGTTCAAGCATGGCGAAGATGTTGATGTAATTAAGCGACACATTCTCAAATTCACACCCGTGCCATGGCGCAAGCTATACCGACACGACTTCTTGCTTAAGCACGATCTGAAATTTCCTGAGGGTGATTTCTTTTTTGAAGACAATCCTCTTCACTGGTTTGCGACCATCAAGGCAAGCAAACTCTCGATCCTCAATTCGGTTATCTGCCACCATCGGGTCAATCGGCCTGGTCAGACGATGCGCTCCAGCGGGAAAGAGCTTCTTTATTTTTACCGCCATTATGAATTGATTCGCTCCTGGCTGATCGAAAACGATATTCATGACGAATATGAGATAGAGCTGATTTGCTGGATCGTTTCCCAGATCGAATGGACTTCGCAGAAAATCGACCGGAGCTGCTGGTACGATCTGTTTGGTGAAGTCGCGGCAGTGATGTCTAACCATTTACCTGCCAGGATATGTGAAGCTCTTGCGCGCAACAACGTCGGCAACCGTGGATGGAGCCTGGTCTTTGCAGCGCAACGCAACGACGTTGGCGCATTCATCGAGACGCTGTTGTTCGGCCCCAAAAATTACAATGGGCTGCACAGCGCCAACGATCGGACAAAGAAGCAGTTTGAGGAAATCGCGGGCCGCGCCGTGCGGGCACAAGAAGCTCACAGCCAATTGCTCGATGTGATCAATGCACTGTCGGCCAAAGTCGAGAAACTGCAATCCAAAATGACGTCGTTGGAACTGCTAACCAAAGGAGGGATCCTGTTCAGCGGTGAGGACCACCTTGAGGATGACCCAATAGCAAAATTGCCGGCCAAACAGTCCAGCAGCCATCAGGGCGATAGCATTTTTCGCAAATTCGGCTTCGGTCGCTAACAAAAGAGAAAGGTTGGGTCATGGTGACCAGGAGGAATCCGCGCGCCGCTGGCGGCACCCGCAAGGCAAAGGCGCCTGCAAGCGAGGCGCCTTTTGCTGGAGTTATTACGGTTCCACCCGAAGTATCCGAGGCGCCAAAATCATCATCCGATGTACCGCCGCCATCTTCGTGGCCCAGTGTCGCCGGTCATTTCGATCTGGCGCACGCGCTAACCTATGTCGACGGTGATGCGCCGATCAGGTTCGATGAATTCGATATTCCATACCTTCGGTTCTCGACTAGGCCGGAAAAGCATTCGGAGGCCTCGCTTCGGATCGATCGCGACCACCAAGGAAACGGATCCGTTCAATTCGGGGCCATTGGCAACGAGATGGGTTGGGCAACTTTGAACATTTCGCTCGACAAGGACCTCCTCCTGTCGAGGAAATTCTTTTCCTATATGCTCGAAATGCATGCCGAAAAGCGCATGGTAATCACAGCGGTTCTCCGGGTGCATCCGGAGAAGGGTGGCTGGATTGATACGAAGCTTCGTTCGCAAATTATCGGCCCCGAATATCCGAGGATCGCCGATGTCCTGATAATGGACCTGGACAAGTTTGATCTCCAAGAGGAATTTCGTGATCCGGTCTTGATTTTCT
The sequence above is drawn from the Sphingobium sp. AP49 genome and encodes:
- a CDS encoding glycosyltransferase family 2 protein translates to MSKVSVIVTTYNVAPYIEKCLRSILEQSYKNIEIIFVDDASTDETLAVAEGVLKEFPDHQIIALPSNTPGGVGIPANIGLMACTGEYIAFADGDDWYHPTMIADLVEVAARDGSETVMANYLNYDESSRKEVKPADAARWDLLSQQFKHGEDVDVIKRHILKFTPVPWRKLYRHDFLLKHDLKFPEGDFFFEDNPLHWFATIKASKLSILNSVICHHRVNRPGQTMRSSGKELLYFYRHYELIRSWLIENDIHDEYEIELICWIVSQIEWTSQKIDRSCWYDLFGEVAAVMSNHLPARICEALARNNVGNRGWSLVFAAQRNDVGAFIETLLFGPKNYNGLHSANDRTKKQFEEIAGRAVRAQEAHSQLLDVINALSAKVEKLQSKMTSLELLTKGGILFSGEDHLEDDPIAKLPAKQSSSHQGDSIFRKFGFGR